TCAGCACGATGCCGCGCGCCTCGGCGTCCCGGCCCCCGCGCAGGGTCACGGGCTCGCCGTCCAACACGACGGTGCCGCGCGAGGGCGCATGGTATCCGGCCAGCACCTTCATCAGGGTGCTCTTGCCGGCGCCGTTTTCGCCCAGCAGCGCGTGGATGCTGCCGGGCTGCACGTCGAAGGTGACGTCGTGCAGCACCTCGACGTCACCGAAGGCCTTGGAGATGCCCTCGAAACGGACGGCCGCCCGGATGGGTCCGGTCATGCCGGCCCGGGAGCAGGGGAGAGCAGGGCGGGAAGACGTCCGGAAACAGGCATGGAACGAACACTCCTCGTGCAGTGGCGGTCCACCCAATCTAGGAGCCACGCCCGCCCGGGTCAACCCGGGATGAGCCGTGGACCCCGTGCTGCTCGTCAGTATCTGGGCGCGCGGTCAGTCGCGGCGGGTGCCGTCGCCGGAGGGCCGTGTCAGGATCTCGTACAGCTCGCGGATGTACGCGGCGCGGGCGCGGGTCCAGTCCTCGCCCTGCTTGCCGCCATGGTCGAGATTCCCGATGCTGGACAGGTCCGACGCGATCTCGAGGGCCCGGGTGTGGAAGTCGCTGCTGGTCAAACTCACCTTGTCGGCCATGCTTCACCGTAGCAAGCCTGGGCACGTCATGAGCCGGGCCACCCGGCACGATATCGTCCTTTCATGGTTCTCATAACGGTGGAACTCGCGGTCTGGAGCGGCATCTGTCGAGGAAACAGCGCGGTGCCGCTGCGCACCCTGTAGCGGTCCTGAAGCGGCACTCGCCCATCCGTAACGGCGCCGGACCCCCCAGATGACTAGGGTTCATTCACCGGGGCCGACCATGCCTCGGGACGCCAGTGGACCGGGCCGACGCGCCACTCACCGGCGGGGCGATGACCACGAACACCGGATCACGCGGAGCGGGGGCTCGGCGTGACCTGGACAACCAGAGGAGCGGAGGGAATGCAGATCGCGTTGCTGTGCGAAGGCACGTATCCCCACATGCATGGTGGGGTCAGCGTGTGGTGTGAACAACTCATCGCCGGACTTCCAGAACACACCTTCGACGTCTACGCCATCAGCGGGCCACCGCTGGACGCCCGCGGCCTGACGCTGCCGGGCAATGTCCGGAGCGTGACCAACGTGCCGCTGTGGGCCGCGCGGCCACCGGCCCTGCGCGGCCGGACCCGCGCGGCCGATCTGCATGAGGGGTACGGGCAACTCCTGTACAGCCTGTTCGTGGCCGCGGACCGGCCCGAGATGTTTCTCGCCGGTCTGCGCCGGCTGTTCGACTACGCGCAGCACGGCGACCTCGGGCGTGGCCTGGACACCGGCAAGAAGGCCGCGCAGCTCTTCGAGATGTGGCGCGTCGCGGCCCGCGACCACGCGCCGGACGCCAAGCGCCAGAGCGGCCTGCTGCTGCCGCCCACCCTGGCGGACGCCCTGCAGGCCCACGTGTGGCTGGAACACTTTCTGCGGCCGCTGTCGTGCCCCGCGCCGTACGCGGCGGTGTGCCATGCCACGTCCAATGGCCTGAGCCCGCTGGTCGCCTTCGGCAGCAAGTGGCGCTACGGCACGCCCTTCGTCCTGACCGAGCACGGCATCTACCTGCGCGAACGCTACTTGGAACTGCGGTACAGCGGGCACACGCCGGCCTTCAAGTCTTTCCTGCTGCGCTTTTACCAGCAGCTCAGCGCGGCCGCGTACCGCATGGCTGACCTGATCACGCCCGGCTCGCACTACAACGAGCGCTGGGAAGTGATGCAGGGGGCCGAGCCCGGCCGCATCCGCGCGGTGTACAACGGCGTGAACCCGGCGTTCTTTCCGCAGGCGCCGGCCGAACCGACCGAACCGACCATCAGCTGGGTGGGGCGCGTCGATCCCCTCAAGGACCTCGAGACGCTGATCCGCGCCTTCGGAGAGGTGCGCGCGCAGCTGCCTACCGCCAAACTGCGGATGTTCGGCGGCACGCCGCGCGGCAACGAGGACTACGCCCGGCACTGCCAATCGGTCATCGACGAGCTGGGCCTGCGCGGACAGGCCACCTTCGAGGGCCGCGTGACCGACGTGGTGGACGCGTACCACGCCGGTCACCTGGTCGCGCTGACCAGCATCTCCGAGGGCTTCCCGTACACGCTGATCGAGGCGATGGCCGTCGGGCGCGCCACCGTCTCGACGGATGTCGGCGGCGTCACCGAGGCGGTCGGAGACGCCGGCCTGGTCGTGCCGTCCCGCGACCCGGGCGCGTTCGCGCGCGCCAGCCTGCGCCTGCTGGGCGACACGGGCCTGCGCGAGCAGCTGGGCCGGGCCGCCCGCCACCGCGTCCTCAGCGAGTTCACGCTCGACAGTTTCCTGAGCGTGTACCGCCGCGTGTACCCGCTGGTGTCGCAGGAGGGCAGTGCGCGCGTCGCCCGCAGCGGCCTGCGCGCCGCGCTGCTGGACAGTCCGGCCGGCCAGCCGCTGGTCGGGGCGGTCGCGTGACCACCATGTCGTGCGGCCCGGAACGGCGCTCGGCCGATCCGCTCGCGCAACTGTCGCGCCAGCTCGACCCGGCGTGCGTGGCCGCCGTGCATCCCCTCGAACTCGCCGCGGTGCTGGAAGCCGAGGGCCTGACTGACCGCGTGGTGCGCGAACGTTACGGCCAGGAGAGCGTGTTTGCGTGCGCCCAGCAGCTGTACCACATGGTGCCGCACCGCGCCGGCCCGCCCCCACCGCCGCGGCCCGGCCCGCAAAGTCCGTCGTGGCAGAACCTGCTGCGCGGCGTGATCTACCTTCTGCCGGCCCTGTGGACGCCGCATGCCCTGGCGGTGGCGGGCGGCGGCGTGTACCGCGGCGCGGGCCTGGGGCTGCTGGTCGCCACGCTGTTCGGGTGGGGCTGGATGCAGGGCGTGGCGTTCCTGGGCTACGCCGCGCTCGGCCATGACCGGGCGCTCGCGCAGCGCCGCCTGCGCGCGCTGGGCTTCGGGGCGGCCACGCTGAGTGTGCTGCTGGCCGCGGCGCTGGCTGCCGTGCTGGGTCAGGCGCCGGTCCCGGTCGCGCTCGCCACGGGCGCCATCTCGCTGTACCTGGCCGCCGCGACGACCCTGCTGGTGCTGGGCCGCGAACTCGCCCTGCTGCTGGCCGCTCTGCCGGCCCTGCTGTGGGTGGCCGCGCAGTCCCGCTGGCCCGGCGCGCTGCCGGGCGGCCCGGACGCCGTGCTGCTGCTGGCGGTGGCCGTGCCCGCGCTGCTGGCGGCCGTGGCGCCCCGCAGCGCGGCGCCCTCCCGCACGGCCGGCGTGCCCTGGCGCGCGGCGCCGCCGCACATGCTGTACGGCTGGCTGTGCGCCGCGTGCCTGTCGCTGGCGCTGCTCGATCCCTTCGGCACGGTGCCGGACGGCGGGCTGCTCGGGGCGTCGTGGAGCGTCGCGCCGCTGATCCTCAGCCTGGGGGCGATGGAACTGCAGCTGCGGCACCTGCACGCCGGGCTGCGGCGGCAGTCGCGCCTGTCGGGCACGCTGCGGTCGATCGTGTGGCGCGCGGCAGGTGAGGTCGCGCGGCGCGGCGGGCAGTACGCGCTGGGACTGGCCGCGGCCTACGGCCTGGTCGCGCTGCTCGCCCCGCGGGTGGGCGCTGGCCCGCTCCCGGACGCGCTGCTGGCCGGACACGTCCTGACGGGCGCGGCGCTGATGCTCAGCGGCCTGCTGATCAACTTCGCGCAGCTGGTGCGGGTGCTGGTGGTCTGGGGGCTGTCGCTGGCCGCGCAGCTCACCGTGCTGCTGCGCGGCGCGGACGCTGCCAGTGCGT
This sequence is a window from Deinococcus metalli. Protein-coding genes within it:
- the pelF gene encoding GT4 family glycosyltransferase PelF — protein: MQIALLCEGTYPHMHGGVSVWCEQLIAGLPEHTFDVYAISGPPLDARGLTLPGNVRSVTNVPLWAARPPALRGRTRAADLHEGYGQLLYSLFVAADRPEMFLAGLRRLFDYAQHGDLGRGLDTGKKAAQLFEMWRVAARDHAPDAKRQSGLLLPPTLADALQAHVWLEHFLRPLSCPAPYAAVCHATSNGLSPLVAFGSKWRYGTPFVLTEHGIYLRERYLELRYSGHTPAFKSFLLRFYQQLSAAAYRMADLITPGSHYNERWEVMQGAEPGRIRAVYNGVNPAFFPQAPAEPTEPTISWVGRVDPLKDLETLIRAFGEVRAQLPTAKLRMFGGTPRGNEDYARHCQSVIDELGLRGQATFEGRVTDVVDAYHAGHLVALTSISEGFPYTLIEAMAVGRATVSTDVGGVTEAVGDAGLVVPSRDPGAFARASLRLLGDTGLREQLGRAARHRVLSEFTLDSFLSVYRRVYPLVSQEGSARVARSGLRAALLDSPAGQPLVGAVA